The nucleotide sequence GCTTCAGGGAAACAGATCTCAATGTCGATGTTATAGTGTTTACGCACCTGATCAATAAACTGATAGGTTTCAGGGTGCAAACGTCCAGTATCCAGACTAAACACACGGAAGGGTTTGCCCAGATGTGAAGCCATATCAATCAGTACGACATCTTCCGCACCGGAAAATGAAATCGCAATTTCACCGGGCTGGCTCAGGGCAAGTTCCAAAATTTCACTTGGAGATTTGTCTGTATATTCAGATGCAAGCGCATCTACCATATCAATAGTAGGAATAGTGGTCATGAGAATCCTGGCGATATAGGCTTGGAATAACTCTGCCTATATTAATTAATTTCACATCTATTTTAATAGAATAGAATTAGTCACCTTATCACTAAAAAATAAATGCTTATGAAAAAAATAGATTTAAAAAAGAACAGTGCAAAATGTGAAGATTCAGCTATGATATGCGAAATTTTTTAAATAAGACTGCTGAGGGGAATATTCATGGAAGTCGTATGTCTGGATCTTGAAGGTGTTCTGGTTCCTGAAATTTGGATCAATTTTGCAAAGAAAACAGGGATTAAGGAACTAGAAGCGACGACTCGTGATATTCCTGACTATGATGTGCTGATGACCCAGCGTCTGAATATCCTAAAACAGCATGGTCTCGGCCTGAATGATATTCAGGAAGTGATTGCTGATATGGGTCCATTTGAAGGCGCTAAAGAATTTGTAGAATGGGTACGTACTCATTTCCAGCTGATCATTCTTTCTGATACTTTCTATGAATTTGCGCATCCTTTAATGAAACAGCTGGGCTGGCCAACGATTTTCTGTCACAAACTGGAAACTGATGAAAATGGCATGATCACCGCCTACAAACTGCGTCAGCCAGACCAGAAACGTCAGGCAGTGAAAGCATTACATGGTTTAAACTTCCGTGTCATTGCGGCAGGTGATTCTTATAATGACACTACGATGTTAGGTGAAGCAGACAAAGGCTTCTTATTCGATGCACCAGAAAATGTGATTGCAGAATTCCCGCAATTCCCGCCAATTCATGGTTACGCAGCATTAAAAGAAGCAATTCGTAATGCTTCAGTACGTGATATTCCAGCATAATAAAATAAACAATAAAAAAGCCGCTTTATGCGGCTTTTTTATTTACATAAGTTTGAGATTAGAAACGGTAACCGATCTTCATACCGTATGCCCATGCATTATTGTCTTCAAATTCAGCAACCACATTGCCCCCTGTTTGAGCGTGTGCGTCACCTAACCATAAGTGTTTTACTCCTGCTTGAATGAAGTAATTTTCAGCAGGGCTATATTGAGCACCCAGACCTAAGCTCCAGTAGCCTTCAGTTGGACCAAGTGTTGTTACAGGATTACCTGCACCAGAGTCCCAACCGATTGAAGTAGAAGCAGACCATTTATCTGAGAATTTATGGCCTACACCGACATTTGCAGACCATTGGTCATCTGAATATGAAATTAGATCTTGGCCTAATGTGTTAAGTAGTTGCGGGCTGACGGTAAACTGATCCCAATGTACCCAGCGCACATTTGCGAACGCAAGTGTATTTGGCGCGACGCCAGTTTGGAAATCAATATTTACCGACTGAGGAGTTGTTGCATTAACTTTGGAATCAATATGACCTAACAGTGGGAATGCATATTTTTGTTCTGCTGTAAGTCCAGGAGATACGCGAGGATCTTGTGCAACTTGAGGAAGTAAAGATGTTTCATGAGAACTTGCATCATGTTTAATTTCTGAACGATAAGTTATAGACGTTTTTAACGCAATTTCAGGAATTTGATAAGCAAAACCAGCTAACCAGCCAAATGCTTCCTCTTCTTCTAGCTTAATGTTATAGCCACTAAGAACACTATAAGCTTGACCACGTAATTTAATATCCGCTTCTACCGTTTGCCAAACTGGACCAGCATAAAAATTCCAGTTTTCTGTAGGTTGATATCCTATAAGGGCTGTTAAATTCTGAGTTTTAACTTCAACTGATGTACCTTCTGAGCCATTTCCAAATGAATTAGTAGCTGCATCATATTGTGCATCTGCACCAAAAGGTTGGTCATAAATCAGACCTAAGGAAATTTTATCAGTTGCTTGAACTTTGATTGCCGCATTAATGAAAGAGTAATCATCAGCCATATCACTGATTTTCTCCCCTTCAAAACCGGAAGTTTTAGAAGTTCCTGAGACATCAGGATCTAAAACCGAAATACCAACCTCTGCATAGTTGCCCGGCTGTAAAAATGCTTGAATAGACTGACCAGAACGGTCTAAACCACCAGCAAAAACTGCTGAAGTTGGAAGTATTGCAAGTAATATTGCAGTAGAAATCGGCTTAAGCTTCATGGCTCTTCCTTGAAATGTTGCATAAACATAATAAAAAGTTGTGGAAAAGTAACATAAAATTAAAAAGAGTAAATGCTCGCCTTTGATGAAGATTTGAACTGATCAGTAATTAAAATAGGAGGGGTTAGAGTTTTTGTACTAAAAATATAAGGTTAAATATGTGAATTAAATAATATTTTATTTATATGGATTGACTGAAATGACACATAAATTAATTAAAAATTAATTGATGTTTAAATCATCAGATAGTTTACAAGTGTATAAAAATAAATTTTAAACAATAAAAAAACCACCCGAAGGTGGTTTTTTAAAGTTCTAGATATTAGAAGCGGTAACCAATTTTTAGACCATAAGCAATTGCGTTATTATCTTTAAAATCACCTACGATACGGTTGTCTTCACCTACTTGAGCTGCAGTTTGTGATTCTGCATCACCTAACCAGAAGTATTTAACACCACCGGCAATAAAGTAATTTGGTGCAGGGCTGTATTGAACGCCTAAACCAACATTCCAGTAGCCATCAGTTGGACCAAGTGTAGTGATTGGATTGCCAGCACCTGAGTCCCAACCTACAGATACATTCCCAGCCCATTTTTCTGAAAGTTTACGGCCTACACCTGCAGTAGCAGTCCATTGATCCTTATCGTATTTAACAATATCAAAACCATTAGGACGATTTACGGAATCTAATTGACCTACGACTTCACTTAACATACCAAATTTAAGTGGGCGAAGTGCAAATTCAGACCAATCGACCCAACGAACATTTAAGAATGCAACCGTATCTTGCATAATCCCTGATTGCAAATCGATGTTTACAGATTGAGGAGTGGTAAATTTAGATTTACCTGTGGCATTTGCAATAGCATTAGCAAAAACAGGCCCTTGAGTTGCATCAATCAGAGAAAGAGCTGCTAGAGCAGGTAAAGATTCTCTTGCATTTGCTTCATGTTCAATTTCGGAGCGATAAGTAACAGAAGCTTTTAATGCAATTTCTGGAATTTGATAAGCAAAGCCTGCTAACCAACCCCATGCATCAGTTTCTGGAAGAGTAGCATCATAACCATTGTAAATGCTATAAGCTTGGCCACGTAGACTTAGATCACCTTCAACGGTTTGGTAAACTGCACCTGCGTAAAGATTCCAATTTACAGTAGGCTGGTAACCGAACACTAAAGATAAATTTTGTGATTTCAGGTCAACGACTGTATTTCCTTCTCCAAGTAAGAATCTAGAATTTAAGGCATTTCCAATATTATTGGCTGCTCCTTCTAAAGCGGTGGCAGTTGCTAAAGCTTGTTGAACTGCTGGCAGAGTTTCTGGGAGTCCTTCTACATCAGCACGATATTGTGCTGCTGTAGCATTTAATGCAGCTTGAATTTGTTCTGGTGAGGCTTGGTTAAAATTACCACCTAAAGCTTGCTGATTAAATTGATCAAAAGAATCGCCTAGACCAGTACGAATCTGATCTCTAAGCATATTATTTAAAGTTGTTTGTGGAAGTATTGTGTCAGTACCATAATCTGACACAAAAGCATTATTACCTGTATATTTAGCTTTTGCACCAAATGGCTGATCGTATAATAAGCCTATTGAAAAGTTATCAGTAGCTTGGATTTTTAGAGCTGCATTAGGAAAATAGTAGCTTTCTGCCATGTCATCAATATCACGGCGTGTGGTTGTTTCACCAGCCTCTCTACCAGATACATCAGCATCTAGTATAGAAATCCCTGCTTCAAAATAGTTACCAGGCTGTAAAAATGCTGCCATTGATTGGCCAGAACGATCCATAGCTGCTGCAAACGCGCCAGTCATTGGTAAGGCTGCCAAAATCATTGCTGTACTAAGCGCTTTTAATTTCATTCTTCATCTTCCCTTGAGGTACAAATTGGAGTTTTAAACGATTATTCGGTATTTGCTTGGTATTGTTTTTGGAGACATTTCGATGCCTTCAATGGCTGTTTTGTTACTCCATGTGTCAAAAATAGCATAATAAAAAAAAGAGTAAATGCTCTAGCTTGAATAATGAGTTCAAAAAAACATCATATTAGAGTAAAAATACTAATTAGAAAGGAGCTTAATGCTGTAAGTATTTGAAAATAAAGTTTTTTAAAATAGAAAACATTGAATTAAAAAAATATAAATTTCTTGAATTATTTCTTAAATATTTTGTTAATTAGTTCACATATTTAAAGTTTGTGCGCCCTGCGGGACTCGAACCCACGTCGGTCGCTTAGGAGGCAACTGCTCTATCCAGTTAAGCTAAGGGCGCAAAACGAACCCTAATCTACTCCAAAACTAGGTAAAAAAAAAGTTATTGCCGTAGCAATAACTTTAAAAATCATTTTACTAAAATATTTTTTAATCAATTTTTAGGGCGAAGTGCTTTAAATAGACCAAACATGATCGCAACCCAGATTGGAAGCATCAGCACAGATTCCTTAAAGCCTTGTGTCCACATGATGTAAAGAATTATCGCAATAAAGCCAAGTACTAGCACATTGCTAAATGGAGACCACAGGGCAGGGAACTTGGTTTTCTCGCCTAGCTGTTTCATGTGCTGAATAAACTTGAAGTGCGTCAAGCTGATCATCGCCCAGTTTAGTACCAGTGCCCCCACCACAACATAGATCAGGTGGCTTAAGGCATCTTCTGGAACAAAGTAGTTCAACAATACACAACCAAAAATCAGGATTGCAGAGAACAATACTGCAGTGATCGGCGTACCTTGCTTGTTCACTTTCAGGAACATTTTAGGAGCATTGCCTTGTTTAGCCAGACCAAACAGCATACGGCTATTGGCGTACATCCCACTGTTATACACAGACAAGGCAGCAGTCAGAATGATGAAGTTCAGTAGATGGGCTGCCCAGTCAATGCCTAACTGGCTAAAGATCAGCACGAAGGGACTCTTGTCCAGACCACCAAGTTCCAGCTGATTCCAAGGCACCAGTGACAACAGAATAGTTAATGCCCCGACATAGAAAATCAGGATACGGAACACAACCTGGTTAATCGCTTTTGGAATGGTTTTTTCCGGATTTTCCGCTTCTGCAGCTGCCATACCAATCAGTTCGATCCCACCAAAGGCGAACATTAGGAAAGCTAGCATATAGAATAAACCTTCAAAGCCATTTGGGAAGAAACCGCCCGCAGTCCACAGGTTACTAAATGTTGCAGTTGACGAAGCATCGGCTGTAAGTAATAGATACAGACCAAAGACAATCATCGAAATCACGGCAGTGACTTTGACGATAGAAAGCCAGAATTCCGATTCTCCATAGAATTTCACATTGCCGAGGTTGACCAAGGTAATCACGACAAAGAAAAACAGTACTGATGCCCATGCTGGAATATGTGGCCACCAATAGTTAATGTATTTCGCGACAGCGGTAAGCTCGGTCATGGCGACCAGAATATATAAAATCCAGTAGTTCCAACCTGCAAGGAAGCCGGGGAATTTACCCCAGTATTTATAAGCAAAATGGCTGAACGAACCAGCAACTGGTTCGTGAACAATCATTTCACCCAATTGACGCATGATCAGGAATGCAATAAAGCCACCAATGGCATAGCCCAAAATAATCGAAGGACCAGCAGACTGGATCACCTGTGCGGAACCTAAGAATAAGCCTGTGCCAATTGCACCGCCCATGGCGATCAACTGAATATGACGGTTCTTTAAGCCACGCTGAAGTTGTGAAGACTCGTTATTCAAAGTTTTCAGCCCGACAATGTAAAAAATAAGTGAAAAGATTGTAATAGATCAGGCCAGATAAGCCTAGAGCAAGTCTTTGAATGAAATATAATTATCAGATGTATAAAAAATAATTATAAAAATAAACTAAATAAATAATAAACGAATCAATATATTAATTTTATTGAATCTGATAATTCTCATCCGCATTAGAAAATAGACGACTTGCAGATGTTGTTTTTTTATACAAAGGTCTTGCAGTCAATGTATCACGCAATAAATATACTAGACCTCTTGCGAAAGTAAAAACTACCTCAATATAGATTTCATGAAATATCAGAAATTAAACCGTTTTTCAGATTCTGAATTCAAGCGCTTGGTTGGTGTACCTCGACCAGTTTTTAGTGAAATGGTCGAAGTTTTAAAAGAAGCAGAATCACTTAAAAAGAAATCTGGGCGTCCTCATACTTTAGCTATAGAGGATCAATTATTATTAACACTCAATTACTTACGGAATTACAGCACTCAATTGGAATTGGCTGCAAATTACCATATCGCTGAAAGTAATGTGAATCGAACTATTAAAAAGGTTGAAGATGCATTAATGAAATCAAGACGTTTTACCCTGCCAAAACGAAGCATTACCACAGCAGACGAACAATTTAACTGGGTAATTATTGATGCGACAGAATGTTCAATAGAACGCCCGAAAAAAAAATCAGAGTAAGTTTTACAGTGGTAAAAAGAAGAAACATACGTTAAAAGCCCAAGTGATCTATCATCCGAAGAGCAAACAAATCATAGGAGTAGATATATCGTCTGGCAGTCAGCATGATATTAAATTGGCAAGAAAAACAGTTAAGAAATTCAAACATTGTGACTATGTTATGACCGATTTAGGGTACTATGGGTTAGAGCAAGATGGCTTTAAGTTATTGATGCCAATAAAGAAAAAGAAGAATTTCCCCTTATTTGATGCTGAGAAAAATTACAATAAAATGATTGGAAAAATACGAGTTGTAATCGAACATATTAATAGTCAATTGAAAAGATTTAGAATACTAAGTGAACGCTATCGAAATAGACGAAAAAGATTCGGTTTACGCATTAACTTAATCGCTGCACTGGTAAACCGGATGAACTTGCAATAACGACTTTCGCAAGAGGTCTACTATACTCAAAATCCGGTTTCGCCCGTAATTGTTTACAAAATAAAGACAAGACGAAGGAA is from Acinetobacter sp. ANC 7912 and encodes:
- the thrH gene encoding bifunctional phosphoserine phosphatase/homoserine phosphotransferase ThrH; the encoded protein is MEVVCLDLEGVLVPEIWINFAKKTGIKELEATTRDIPDYDVLMTQRLNILKQHGLGLNDIQEVIADMGPFEGAKEFVEWVRTHFQLIILSDTFYEFAHPLMKQLGWPTIFCHKLETDENGMITAYKLRQPDQKRQAVKALHGLNFRVIAAGDSYNDTTMLGEADKGFLFDAPENVIAEFPQFPPIHGYAALKEAIRNASVRDIPA
- a CDS encoding outer membrane protein transport protein, producing the protein MKLKALSTAMILAALPMTGAFAAAMDRSGQSMAAFLQPGNYFEAGISILDADVSGREAGETTTRRDIDDMAESYYFPNAALKIQATDNFSIGLLYDQPFGAKAKYTGNNAFVSDYGTDTILPQTTLNNMLRDQIRTGLGDSFDQFNQQALGGNFNQASPEQIQAALNATAAQYRADVEGLPETLPAVQQALATATALEGAANNIGNALNSRFLLGEGNTVVDLKSQNLSLVFGYQPTVNWNLYAGAVYQTVEGDLSLRGQAYSIYNGYDATLPETDAWGWLAGFAYQIPEIALKASVTYRSEIEHEANARESLPALAALSLIDATQGPVFANAIANATGKSKFTTPQSVNIDLQSGIMQDTVAFLNVRWVDWSEFALRPLKFGMLSEVVGQLDSVNRPNGFDIVKYDKDQWTATAGVGRKLSEKWAGNVSVGWDSGAGNPITTLGPTDGYWNVGLGVQYSPAPNYFIAGGVKYFWLGDAESQTAAQVGEDNRIVGDFKDNNAIAYGLKIGYRF
- a CDS encoding IS5 family transposase (programmed frameshift); the encoded protein is MKYQKLNRFSDSEFKRLVGVPRPVFSEMVEVLKEAESLKKKSGRPHTLAIEDQLLLTLNYLRNYSTQLELAANYHIAESNVNRTIKKVEDALMKSRRFTLPKRSITTADEQFNWVIIDATECSIERPKKNQSKFYSGKKKKHTLKAQVIYHPKSKQIIGVDISSGSQHDIKLARKTVKKFKHCDYVMTDLGYYGLEQDGFKLLMPIKKKKNFPLFDAEKNYNKMIGKIRVVIEHINSQLKRFRILSERYRNRRKRFGLRINLIAALVNRMNLQ
- a CDS encoding outer membrane protein transport protein → MKLKPISTAILLAILPTSAVFAGGLDRSGQSIQAFLQPGNYAEVGISVLDPDVSGTSKTSGFEGEKISDMADDYSFINAAIKVQATDKISLGLIYDQPFGADAQYDAATNSFGNGSEGTSVEVKTQNLTALIGYQPTENWNFYAGPVWQTVEADIKLRGQAYSVLSGYNIKLEEEEAFGWLAGFAYQIPEIALKTSITYRSEIKHDASSHETSLLPQVAQDPRVSPGLTAEQKYAFPLLGHIDSKVNATTPQSVNIDFQTGVAPNTLAFANVRWVHWDQFTVSPQLLNTLGQDLISYSDDQWSANVGVGHKFSDKWSASTSIGWDSGAGNPVTTLGPTEGYWSLGLGAQYSPAENYFIQAGVKHLWLGDAHAQTGGNVVAEFEDNNAWAYGMKIGYRF
- a CDS encoding amino acid permease — encoded protein: MNNESSQLQRGLKNRHIQLIAMGGAIGTGLFLGSAQVIQSAGPSIILGYAIGGFIAFLIMRQLGEMIVHEPVAGSFSHFAYKYWGKFPGFLAGWNYWILYILVAMTELTAVAKYINYWWPHIPAWASVLFFFVVITLVNLGNVKFYGESEFWLSIVKVTAVISMIVFGLYLLLTADASSTATFSNLWTAGGFFPNGFEGLFYMLAFLMFAFGGIELIGMAAAEAENPEKTIPKAINQVVFRILIFYVGALTILLSLVPWNQLELGGLDKSPFVLIFSQLGIDWAAHLLNFIILTAALSVYNSGMYANSRMLFGLAKQGNAPKMFLKVNKQGTPITAVLFSAILIFGCVLLNYFVPEDALSHLIYVVVGALVLNWAMISLTHFKFIQHMKQLGEKTKFPALWSPFSNVLVLGFIAIILYIMWTQGFKESVLMLPIWVAIMFGLFKALRPKN